A stretch of Carya illinoinensis cultivar Pawnee chromosome 14, C.illinoinensisPawnee_v1, whole genome shotgun sequence DNA encodes these proteins:
- the LOC122294665 gene encoding CASP-like protein 5A2, producing the protein MNVSHATVHPVEDLPTTDGGGGNPPRVRMKDYSGMPGTPGGLGLRISQFLFAVGALCIMATTSDFPSVTAFSYLVAAAGLQCFWSFSLAIIDIYALLVRRSLQNYRLVTFFAVGDGITSTLMFAAACASAGITVLIDNDLDICSQNHCVEFETATGLAFISWFAALPSFLLNFWSLASR; encoded by the exons ATGAACGTGAGCCATGCGACGGTTCACCCAGTGGAAGATCTTCCAACGACAGACGGCGGTGGTGGGAACCCACCGAGGGTGAGGATGAAGGACTATTCTGGAATGCCCGGCACACCCGGTGGGCTGGGCTTGCGTATTTCCCAGTTTCTCTTTGCGGTTGGGGCGCTTTGTATCATGGCTACCACCAGTGACTTTCCTTCCGTCACTGCTTTCAG cTACCTTGTTGCGGCTGCTGGCTTGCAGTGTTTTTGGAGCTTTTCATTAGCCATCATAGACATCTATGCCCTTTTAGTGAGGCGTTCTTTGCAGAATTATCGACTTGTCACTTTCTTTGCTGTTGGTGATGGG ATCACATCCACTCTCATGTTTGCTGCAGCCTGTGCATCTGCTGGCATCACAGTGCTTATTGACAATGACCTTGATATCTGTTCACAAAACCACTGTGTGGAATTTGAAACTGCTACAGGCCTGGCTTTCATTAGTTGGTTTGCTGCATTACCTTCTTTTTTACTGAACTTCTGGTCATTGGCATCCCGATAA